The Oreochromis niloticus isolate F11D_XX unplaced genomic scaffold, O_niloticus_UMD_NMBU tig00000668_pilon, whole genome shotgun sequence genome includes a region encoding these proteins:
- the LOC109196420 gene encoding E3 ubiquitin-protein ligase TRIM21-like, protein MSAASNLRSEDQFLCSICLDVFTDPVTTSCGHNFCKTCISQHWDMNQSCQCPMCKETFYTRPQLKVNTLFSEMVAQFRREAQQKASSSSSEQQAAKPGEVPCDFCTGTRLKALKSCLVCQTSYCHTHLEPHLTVKGLKRHQLIDAVENLEGRMCTKHDNLLQLFCKTDQTCVCVLCFVLDHKNHEFVPLREEYEGKKAELEKTEAEIQQMIQKRRLKIQEITESVKMSKDAADRQKAEGVQVFTALMESVERRLKELMKEIEDKQEATEKQAEGLIKDLEQEISELMERSSEVEQLSRSEDHLHLLQSFSSLKAAPPTKDWTEVRVHPPSYEETVGRAVAQLEETIWKPMKKKLFEAELQRVQQHEVDVTLDPDTANPKLILSDDGKQVYCGDVRKKLPNNPERFSLCPCVLGEQSFSSGRFYFEVQVKGKTEWTLGVATESINRKGFITIQKPQDGFWTVRLRNGNEYKALAGPSVPLCLHPGPEKVGVFVDYEEGLVSFYDVGAAALIYSFTGCSFTHKLHPYFEPCNNDGGKNSAPLIICPVNQINLHLISLEEPFDYYSDSD, encoded by the coding sequence ATGTCTGCTGCCAGCAATCTGAGATCTGAAGATCAGTTTCTGTGCTCCATCTGTCTGGATGTGTTCACTGATCCAGTCACTACATCATGTGGACACAacttctgcaaaacctgcaTCAGTCAGCACTGGGACATGAATCAGAGCTGTCAGTGTCCCATGTGTAAAGAGACTTTCTACACTAGACCTCAGCTGAAGGTCAACACTTTGTTCTCTGAGATGGTTGCTCAGTTCAGACGTGAagctcagcagaaagccagcagcagcagctcagagcaACAAGCTGCCAAACCAGGAGAAGTTCCCTGTGACTTCTGCACTGGAACCAGACTGAAGGCCCTGAAGTCCTGCCTGGTGTGTCAGACCTCCTACTGTCACACTCACCTGGAGCCTCATCTGACAGTGAAAGGTCTGAAAAGACATCAGCTGATTGATGCTGTGGAGAACCTGGAAGGCAGGATGTGCACGAAGCACGATAACCTTCTGCAGCTGTTCTGTAAGACCGACCAGACATGTGTCTGCGTGCTCTGCTTTGTTTTAGACCACAAGAACCACGAGTTTGTTCCTCTGAGAGAAGAATATGAAGGAAAGAAGGCAGAGCTGGAGAAGACAGAGGCTGAGATTCAGCAGATGATCCAGAAGAGACGACTGAAGATTCAGGAGATCACAGAGTCGGTGAAGATGAGTAAAgatgctgcagacagacagaaagcagaagGTGTTCAGGTCTTCACTGCTCTGATGGAGTCTGTTGAGAGACGCCTGAAGGAGCTCATGAAGGAGATCGAAGACAAACAGGAAGCTACAGAGAAACAGGCTGAAGGTCTCATCAAAGATCTGGAACAGGAAATCTCTGAGCTGATGGAGAGAAGCTCTGaggtggagcagctctcacGCTCTGaagaccacctccacctcctccaaagcTTCTCCTCCCTGAAAGCTGCTCCACCCACCAAGGACTGGACAGAGGTCAGAGTTCATCCACCATCATATGAGGAGACCGTGGGGAGAGCTGTGGCTCAGCTGGAGGAGACAATCTGGAAACccatgaagaagaagctgtttgaGGCTGAGCTGCAGAGGGTGCAGCAGCATGAGGTGGATGTGACTCTGGATCCTGATACAGCAAATCCTAAACTCATCCTGTCTGATGATGGAAAACAAGTGTACTGTGGTGATGTGAGGAAGAAACTTCCAAACAACCCAGAGAGATTTTCTCTGTGTCCTTGTGTTTTAGGAGAGCAGAGTTTCTCTTCAGGCAGATTTTACTTTGAGGTTCAGGTTAAAGGAAAGACTGAGTGGACTTTAGGAGTGGCCACAGAGTCGATCAACAGGAAGGGATTCATCACAATCCAGAAACCTCAGGATGGTTTCTGGACTGTGAGGCTGAGAAATGGAAATGAGTACAAAGCTCTTGCTGGTCCTTCAGTCCCCCTCTGTCTTCATCCTGGTCCTGAGAAGGTGGGGGTGTTTGTGGATTATGAGGAGGGTCTGGTCTCCTTTTATGATGTaggtgctgcagctctgatctaCTCCTTTACTGGCTGCTCCTTCACTCACAAACTCCACCCATACTTCGAACCCTGTAACAATGATGGAGGTAAAAACTCTGCACCTCTGATCATCTGTCCTGTCAATCAAATTAATCTACACCTGATTTCATTGGAAGAACCGTTTGATTattattctgattctgattga